CCTTCTGACCGTTTAGGTGAAAGCTGTTCCCCCAATGCCTTTGCAGAAGCtccaggaccccccccccccccagtcctccaGATGGGAAATGCAGGACAGCCCTGCAGTCATAGTGGACGCCCGAGTAGacttttcagaaaaagaaaaacaggcttCCACAGGAAATCCTCAGGAATCCACCCGGGTTGATCCACTTTGAATACGAACCCCACCACCGTTACACGCATCCCTCCGGCTTACCCAAATGTCCTGCCCAGCCCTCACCTGGCACAGACCAAGGCTCTACTCTGCAAGCAAGAcggcccacaaaggacctccggGGAGGGGCCTGCAACCCTGTGGGGCACGTGAGCCTGCGCCCCTCCAACACACAGCCCTCTCATTGGGACTGTGAAGCCCCTCTCCCCCAAAATCAAGCCCAGGAATCTGAAATCTGACCAAGTAACTCTCTGGCTCCCCTTGAAGTGGGGCCATTATCGCCCACAGCCCTCTGGTCCCAATCTGTTGGTGGGACTTAAgctttaagccccccccccccatcaccctCATTGACTCCCTCTGAACAGGTTCCAGTTCCTATGACTCTCTTTTATTTGGCGTCAAGAACTGGCCATGGTAGCTGAGCCAAAGGTGTCTGACTGAGGCGGAATCAGCAGAGACGCAAGAGCTTTCTGGGATTGCACGGTAGAAGCCGTCCTTCTGCAGAGGCGGCCAAAACCTCCGCTGGCTTCTTCACAGTGATATCCCATGACTGGCTCATATTCCATCTGCCATCTAATACTATTCTAAAACAGTTTCACTAGCATCGTTATCAAGCCTGGACCTCTACTCTGCAAGCAGGTGTTTGATTTTTGTTCCTTCCGTGGAGGGTTTgtctaaatttcatttttttttccaattacagCTCACTTCCCTATCTTATCTAAGTAATTTTAAACCTCATTCTGTCTTCTAAGGAATTCTCTCCCTTAATTTTACGTCATCTGAAAACATAAAGCATTTCCTGTCGCTTCAATCTATTTCCTAAGGGACCCAGAATTAAAGTTTGCAGCACCCCAATTTCTCCAATATGAGGAGGAACTGCGGCCTGCTTGGGCAGGCATGGAAAGGCCGCAGCAGCTCAGCTTTGGAGAGAAGAAAGCGCTTCCAGCCGCTCACCTGCCAGCACCAGGCTCTGCTCCACTGGAGTCAACTGGAGCTCTGGAGGCTTCTGGAgatggaaggaggaggatgaggaagaggaggaggagacgccTGACGTTGCCATCCAGCCTGCCCCATGGCTAACATGAGGGGTCGTAAGCTTCCCCGGCtactatttttatgttatttttgtggGCTTAGGTTGTTTTACTGGTTTTTCTTCCGTTTTGTGAGGCACACAGTTGTCATGTGTATGAGATGGCTGGCCCACAAATTTACGAAAGATAGTCAGAGCAGCCCTTGAAATCATACATTTCTCCCAATTCTGCTGAACAGATTTCACTCCCAGAATGTCCACAGGGGGCGCCATACAAAAAAGGAAGACCGAGTATTTTCACCCTGTACAGGTAGCCGAGTAGTCCAGGCACACCTGGAGACCATCAGATTAGGAGGCTGGCTTCCAGGAAATAATTCACCAAATGCTGAATTTTGAAATTTGCTTTTATCTCGTCTTTATTACTTTACTCACGGCAGCCAACATACAcagccctcttcctcctcctattttccccatagccACCACCCTGTAAGTTGGGTTGAGCTGAGAAAGAGGGATTGGCTCAGTTACCCAGccgactttcatggctaagatggggcTAGAACTCCGGGTCTCCCAGTTGCCCCGATGCCGTCACCACCCGTATTCCTTTTGTCCCTACTCGGAATCAGGGAGGAGCTTATGAACCGGCCCTAACGGGGTAGGGAGAGACACCCTCCCACCATAAACTCTGCCAACCAGCCGCAGACCTGAGTGGGGAGCGAGGGCTGGCCGGCCATTAAGGCAGCATGGATTTAAAGACTCAAAAGTCTGCATCCAACTGGCCTTTCCCTGGCGCAGTCGCACCTTTCCTTTCAAATCTTGCAAGCTGGTAagagagagaaactttggcttTGTAGCCGATTGCAACCATCGGTTTGCTTTGCAACGGCAGCACAATAGGCCAGATCCACGGAGAACCGTGCAAGGATTTTCCAAGACTGAAGAACGTAAAGAGCAAGTAAAATGCTTCTGGGGCAGGAGAAGCATCGCTCTCGGGGGGAAAAACAGCCACGTTTTAGATTCTTAGCTTTGGACAAAGGCTGGTTGATCAATGTACACGTGGCATGGGGAaagcctcctccccccctcccccctcctccagctCAGAGCATATGAGCTAAGGTGAAATCTTACAGTGATTATGGAAAGTCCCTTCCTAAAAGACAGGGCTCTGCCAGCTGCAACAGAAAACGGGGTCATGGGAAAAAAGGACACTGAGGGCTGCCAGTAAGAGATGCTCCCTTCAGATCAGCGTGTGGGAAACAGGAagggtggtgtgtgtgtctgtgtgtgtgcgcgtgccaGACTGACAGCCTTCAGAAAAGGGGGCTGGCCTGGAGGGCACTTGGCCCGGCACCAGAACACGAGTCCTCTCACCTCTGCCTTTCtctccctggggttttttcctcctttcttgttCCTTGGGAGCAGCGACTGGGCATCTACCTTGCGGCGAGCTTTGGAAACAAAAGTGCTGGAGAAATCCAGCTCCTCCTGTGGGGAAGAGATGGAAGGCAGCAGCTCAGACAGCCCGGAGACCCCTTTGGAAGGAAAACGGAACCAGCACTGCCCCCGCCTTATAGGAAACCCAAACCAGGGACGAACGTGGCCAAGGCCGTCTTGCTGCAGTTCTAATGGTTGGTGGAGGATTAGCATTTTCTCCGCCTCCAAAGCCGGGATGACAAACCAACAAAGAAGCCAGACAGGACCAGATACCTtcaacccccaccccccgccccaaATATGCCTCCTGTATCAAATCTCAGACTCCCAGCCTCCGCGTGGGCTGCTTTTCCCCTGTCCGCTCACTGGCCCAGGCTCACCTCtgccgcctcttcctcctccaggcTCCTGCTGGGGCTCCCGCCTGGGGAGGCTTCATTGAAGCTCCCCTCTGAGTCAGGGCTGCCATCATCCAAGGCCAAAGTTCCCTCATCTTGTCCAGCTGAAGATTTATTCTATGGAGAGGAAAATAAAACCTTGGAGGATCTAGGAACTAACCTGCCCTCTGGACAAACGAGTCGGGATATTTGCAGAGCTGGAAACCAGCACATTCTGCTCAAATCTCCGTCTGAGCAAAGTGATTGGCTGGAGTGTCACAAGGCTGGGACTGAGGGCAACTTCTGGGGCTACTCTCTGATGAAGGCTGAGCTCCACCCGCCCACGGCAGGCAGGAGGCCCACTGGGAACAGCTGCCGGCGCAGCCAGACGATAAGACTCACGGCTTCACCCTTTGCCTTTAGCTCCAGTGTCCGCTTCTCCTGCCTCTTCCGGTCCTTCTGCCTCTGAGGATAAGAGGGCATCAGTTTCCCAGCCACTCAGCCCCCCCCTTTCCAAGAGGCAAACGAGCCGCACTGGCACGGTTACcttcttcttcatcctcttcctctcAGCCTTCTTCTTGAGCCTTTCCTCCTCAGCGACCAGCAATTCTGCATTCCGCTCAGCCTCCTGAAAGAGAGCAGTGGAACAGCCTCCTTATCCACCAAGCCGCCCACCATCACGGCACACGGCTGTCTCCCAGGAGCAGGTGGGAAGACAAGGGACCCCACGGGCCGAGGGCTACCTCTGGCCGTTGCCTGGCACCAAGGATAATGTTCCAATAAATAAGCAGCAGCACCACAGAAATAAACACAGTCTAACTTCACTAGAGAAACCAGAACGACGAGTGGGATTCTTCCTTAGGGAGGCCACAATGTTTCACATTTTAACAATGTTGATTCAGTTTCTGGAACCCTCTGGGAAGCGGCTTTGTTGAGATCAAGAGCTACCAGGGAATGTGGTCATTCAGACCTGGGAGCTTTCCAAAGGTGAAGCGCGTCAAATGAGCCCTGACTCACCTCAGCTGTAAGTTGCGGTTTCTGGGGCAAAGTGAAGCCCAAAAGGGTGACGTCCAGACGGCTGCtcaggggagggagagatgcagAAGGCGGGCAAAGAAAGGCACTCCGGAAACCGCAGAATGTGGTGTAAGGACCATCCTGAACTTCTTCACTGTCGTCGTTTTCCTCTGCTTCCTCACTGCTGTCTTCCCAGTCCTCATACGTCGCATAGTTAATTACACTATACCAGTAAGGCTCTCCGTTCAAATCTGAAAGGGGACCACAAGAGGCTCGAGTAAGCAAGACGGAGGCCATCCTCAGCTGTCCAGTGTTGCCCAGCAGAAAGGAATGTGGATCTGACCTTGGACAGTGAAGAGGGACGGAGATCCCTAGAAGGTGGAAAGCGTGAGGAGGAAGGTCAGTCAAAATAATCCTGCCTTTGTTTTGTTTAGGGGACTATGGCAGACAGAAACCCGGAGAAGATTGTCTCATTTGGTTCCCTACAACCATAAGGAGCATTTCTGGAGTCCCTGCAGTTTGTTTCTTGGCCTGGCCTTGCTTGAAGGAAGGCAGACATCTAACTGTAACGTCTGTATCAATATTCAAAGCCTCATTGATAAAGTTGAATGCAGACACAGAAACATTATAGTCTTTCCGCACAAGAGGCCCTCCGGTTACTTTGGGTGGCTGAAACAAGCCAAGCATTTCCCAAAAGTGGGCAGTCAAACATTCTTCTTGGCCTGCGAATGAGACGCCGGAAGGCATTTTATTTTGCTTCCAAAGGCACCGGGGTcacctcgctccctccctccctccctcccgggtTATCCCCGTTCTCCTTTGGCTTCTTGCCCACCTTCTCCGGTTCTAAAGGCCCGAGAGCCTCCAGGGCCCCGTTCCCAGCCTGCTGCCAGTCGGCCTTATTCAGCAGGGAGGGTTGGAGGAGAACCGATTTCTATTCCTCCTTTGCTTTTCTACCGAGCCTGAGGCTGCCACCCCGCCGCTTTTTCCTCGCAACCGCAGCCCTGCGCCTTCCGAGACCTTCGTCCCCAAGAGACGCTGCCGGCGCTTCCTTCGCTCGGCTCCCCGCGGCTTCCCTGCTGGTGGCGACGGTCTCGCCTGTCTCGGCCAGGCCCTTCCCGCCCCCGCTCTTCCGCTCCGCCCGGCTCCCCCCCGCTGCTCTGCCCGCCTCGCCTCCCGCGAACGCCCCGCGCCTCCCCCGCTCACAGGGGTAATAAGGCTGgccccgctgctgctgctgctgccgccgccgccggacAGGGCgctcgccctcctcctcctcctcctcctcctctccttccccgaCCGCCAGCCGCTCCATGATCCCGCGGAGGAGGGAAGCGGCCAGTGGCAGCGCGGCGCCTCTCGAGGGTCCCCCTGGCGGAGACAAGCGGCgcgggcagcagcagcagcagccgcagcagcagccGCAGCCTTTCCTCCGGAAGCGGAAGGCGCGGCCTCCTTCCGGCAGGCAGCGAGAGGCCGCCCGTCTGGGTCGGTGGCGGGGCCAACTGCGTGAACTCGCGGGAGCATGCGCAAAGATCgcctgaggggagggggggggcgggcaAAGGCCGCAAGAACCAGGAGAGGAGCCCGTTAGAGCAACGGGCGCGGATGCAGGCGCGGCCCTCggttctactcctcctcccccgAACACCCGACCGGGTCCGCTCCTCAGGGGTCCCTGGGGGGGGGCGGACAGGCGGCATCGCCCCGGGAGGGCGCGGCGCCCTCGGAAGGCTTCAGCCCCCGGAGGCGCCACTCCTAGTGGGCGGACGAGAAAGAGGGTCTCCCGGAGTGTTGCGTGCGGAAGGGCCTCCGGCTACTTCTATGCCAGCAGCCTCAACCGCAGCAGCCCCCGATTCCCTGCGTGGGAACCGAAGGGCCTCCCGGACTGACGCCCCCTGCTCTGCCCCCGCTGCCAGCCCAGCAAAGCAGCTCTTCCAGTTGCCTCCAGTTGCCTCCGACGTTGCCTGAATGCAGGGGAAGAGCGGGCCCTGAAGGGCGGCCTCGTGCAGGGGCTTATTCTGTACATTGGCTTTCCCCGCTTTCTTTTGTAAATGAGGatccatttcaatcagaatagtcAGGCAGGAGCCCTTATTCCAAAGAGGCGGCTGCTgtcctcttaaaagcctccagtgatgatggCCCACCCGCAGCTTCACTGCAGGAacgttctccttaattccaggttactcCGCTCctagatcagtttccatccattgtttcttgtctttctttgaaATATATGATTAGATTAGAGGTTTATATGCTTCATTGGAGCAGAAGATTGGGTGAAAAACAGGGCTGAGACTGCTTGGACTTACTGCATCTTTTTTAACCCTTAAGCCGtttcaaatgtttattttttggtAAAATCTGTGTGGGAAGTTAGTATCCTGCTTTGTTGTTTCTTGCTAGTCTGAAAAATGCCGAGAGAATAAAAAATGTTGATCATTGAAAATTATTTTGTGATTGTACAGATCACTATGTTAACCGAGTTCCTCACTGCCTGCTTCCTGCAACAGGAGGGAGTACGggtaactggctcaaggtcacccagctcgTCTTTGGGACTAAGGTGGGAGTAAAACTCAGGCTCTCCCGTTTCTAGTGTGGCGCCTCAATCGCTCCACCATTCTGGCTCTGTGTGTTTAGTAGatgaatatattaatattttgagTTCTCCTTCTCCTATGTTTCACATGTTTCTATTGTAACGGGATTAAACCTTGTTAATTACACTACTCCAATTTTCTGCTGAGTCAGTTCATATTTCCATCATACATAAAATTAAAACACATAACTTAGTACAATATTCCTATGCCAAGCGATCATGAAAACATACTAAACTACAGTGAGAACAGAAATGTTAAACTCAAATTGGCACTGTGAAGgatgaaaatcaaaagaaaacagaTATGAAACAACTGAGCCAGATAATCCAACGAAGAGCAAAAGTAGGAGCAATTGTGCTGGTGGGAAAGGACTTGGGGggactccccctccccagccccttcATTAAAGCCAGCCTCAGGGAAACCAGGAGGTCCTTTCTTATCATCTGCTCAGGAGCCTCCGAGAGTGGCTACCTTCAGGCCAGGCAGAGATGCTCTGAAGTGGGTGTCCTTCAAGGCCCAGGGAGAGGCTGGGGCTTCCAGTTGGATTCCCAGAGTCTTTTCACTCTCGGGCTTCCTCTGAAACTGAGGGGGGtataggggggggggattggggaCTTTACCTAATTTAAAGGGTCTGCATAGCACACAGCATACGCTGAATAGATGGAGGGATTACCTAACACTCAGCcaccaacaggaaaaaaaaaaaaccaagggaagtgaggtgtgttttttttttttggggggggggggttcctgcctCAGCGGCTCCTGCTCACATCCTTGAGGTGGGTCTGAACTGCAGGAGCAGCGGTCGTTTCCCAGGCGCCCAGTGCGATTGGCACCGTTATTCGGCCCACCCTGCACGTGGCATGAGATGCACGAGGTCCTGCTGCTCCGGCAGcggtggggaagggagggggggggcctCCTCACGGGGTGCTGGTTAGAGGGGAAACGGGAGGAAG
The DNA window shown above is from Thamnophis elegans isolate rThaEle1 chromosome 9, rThaEle1.pri, whole genome shotgun sequence and carries:
- the TTC31 gene encoding tetratricopeptide repeat protein 31 isoform X2; the encoded protein is MERLAVGEGEEEEEEEEGERPVRRRRQQQQQRGQPYYPYLNGEPYWYSVINYATYEDWEDSSEEAEENDDSEEVQDGPYTTFCGFRSAFLCPPSASLPPLSSRLDVTLLGFTLPQKPQLTAEEAERNAELLVAEEERLKKKAERKRMKKKRQKDRKRQEKRTLELKAKGEANKSSAGQDEGTLALDDGSPDSEGSFNEASPGGSPSRSLEEEEAAEEELDFSSTFVSKARRKVDAQSLLPRNKKGGKNPRERKAEKPPELQLTPVEQSLVLADCGNESAKEGLFHEAVRLFTEAIKLNPQEYRLFGNRSFCYEKLQSHAEALRDSQSALSLRPGWPKGLFRQGKALLGLKQYAAAARTFQQLLPLDGFCGDAALQLQKCQRQLSLERRLGCSHRDRDLLPVETQLPLPGKQPGGRRCPDGTAQAIATTQRAPPAAKAPVRSCAFVNYSHKEAAETAYAALQGAEEEGRQLILQLKHPAHATAAPSKAAPTVASPGLG
- the TTC31 gene encoding tetratricopeptide repeat protein 31 isoform X1, with the translated sequence MERLAVGEGEEEEEEEEGERPVRRRRQQQQQRGQPYYPYLNGEPYWYSVINYATYEDWEDSSEEAEENDDSEEVQDGPYTTFCGFRSAFLCPPSASLPPLSSRLDVTLLGFTLPQKPQLTAEEAERNAELLVAEEERLKKKAERKRMKKKRQKDRKRQEKRTLELKAKGEANKSSAGQDEGTLALDDGSPDSEGSFNEASPGGSPSRSLEEEEAAEEELDFSSTFVSKARRKVDAQSLLPRNKKGGKNPRERKAEKPPELQLTPVEQSLVLADCGNESAKEGLFHEAVRLFTEAIKLNPQEYRLFGNRSFCYEKLQSHAEALRDSQSALSLRPGWPKGLFRQGKALLGLKQYAAAARTFQQLLPLDGFCGDAALQLQKCQRQLSLERRLGCSHRDRDLLPVETQLPLPGKQPGGRRCPDGTAQAIATTQRAPPAAKAPVRFGPIDSIRCLPRRSCAFVNYSHKEAAETAYAALQGAEEEGRQLILQLKHPAHATAAPSKAAPTVASPGLG